AACCTTTATTTTTAGCTCTTAAACACCAGTCTGTGTCTTCATAATAAATAAAATATTGAGGATCTAATAATCCCACTTCATTAATTACTTTTTTTTTGATTAGTAAGCTACATCCACATATATAATCAATTTCCCTATTTTTTAAATTATTTTTTGTGGTATTTAAATGAGGGTGTGTTATCTTACCAGTATAACAGTTGATATCGCCCCCAATATATGTTATTTTATCAGGTTCACTGTAATAATAAACATTCGGGCCCAAAATTCCAATATTCTCATTATCAGCTTCATTAACAAGGATATTTAAAAATTGAGGTTCTACCATAGTATCATTGTTTAAAAGCAGTACAAAATCAGTATTTAAATTTTCTAGTGAGTATTTTATTCCAATATTGTTTCCTTCAGCAAAACCATAATTTTCATCGTTTTCTATGAGAATTAACTTTCTATTTGAAGGTAATTGAAATAAACCATCTTTGGTGTTTAACTCATTATTAGTAAATTTTAAGATATTTATAGGCTTATTTACCGAATCATATTTAAAAAATGGCGATTCTACTGTTAATTTGCCTTTACAATATTCTTTAATTTTTTCTATTGAATCATCTTTAGAATTATTATCAACAAGAATAACATTATAATTAGGGTAATCAATCTGGTAAAGGGATTCCAGACAGCCTATGGTGTCTTTCCAACCATTCCAATTTAGAATTATGATAGAAACATGAGGATTCATAATAATTTCCTTAATAATTTCATTTATCTAAATAAAAAATTATTTTGTATAATATTTTTTGTGCAATAAATGGATATGCTGTATTCCAATTTCCAATTGTTGTGGGAATCCATTTATAATGTTTATGATGCTTATTAATCAATTTTTTCATAGTAGTGAAATATCCGCTTGAAACCGGAAACCCATTTGATAAATGATGTACATACATAGGGATTGCATATACATCCAATTTCAGATTTTTTACACTTAAACAGTAATCAACTGCATATAAATGCCAATTATCACAATTTTCCTCATCAAATTGAAGATACTCAAATACGGATTTAGGTATTATCACCAAACATTCATCTAAGGTTTGTACTTTCATAGGCATATCAATAGGAATGCCAACATCTTTAGAATCTTTACCTTGCTTCATATTTGAAATTACATGTGCTTCTTCTTTAATTTTTCCAGCAGCACCTGCAATTCCTAGATTATTTAATGAATTTAATGACTTTTCAATATTTTCTAACGATTCAAATAAAAAAGCAACATCTTGATGTATAAACACTATATATTTCTCTTTAGCTTTTCTACCACCATAATTAAGTGCTTCTGCAGCTGATTTATACTTATTAACAGTATTATCAATTAGAATTAGTTCATATTCTGTATTTTGGCGGTTTAAGCTTTTGAGTAAATACTCATCTAAAACTTTCTTATTATTAAAAACACATACAATTGAAAAAATCTATTCCACCCCTACTCATAGAATCATATCATATTTATTGCTTTTTCAATAAGAATCACTTTAATATCTATTTTAAACTTCCTTTCATCAATCTTAATTAATTATATATCTTAGATAAAACATTAAATTAAATATAATTTATATTCTATTCATATATGAATATTAATATAACACATGTTATTTATGAACGCTGTAATTTTTGATGATGGATTTAGAACACCATTAAACAACGAAACAAACATTAACCCCTTGCCAATGTTATAGGAGAAAATCCTATTTTATGTATATAATGAAATTATAATCACATTATGGATTTAGAGACTTATTAATACATTAATGATAAAGAGCTTATTAATTTAAGTAATTCAAGAAAAGGAAAATGGAGAATATGAAATGAATAAAACAGTGTTAGTTACAGGGGGCACAGGATTTATTGGTAGTCATGTTATTGAACGACTATTAGAAGATAAATTTGATGTTATTCTACTAAAGAGAAGTTATTCTGATGTTTGGAGAGTTAAAAATATTCTAGAATATATACAAAGTTACAATATAGATGAAATTAAATTGGAAGATATATTCAAAAAAGAAGATATAGATTCAATTTTCCATATTGCTGCATATTACAAGAAATTCCATTCTTCAAATGATTTAGATTCCCTAATTTCTTCTAATATAACATTTCCTGTTAAATTACTTGAATTATCAAATGAATATAATGTTAATCATTTTATAAATACTGGAACATTTTTTGAATATTCCAATAAACCATTACCTGTAACTGAAGAAAACACTAAAACGCCATTTAATTTATATGCCATGACAAAGATAGTTTTTGAAAGTATTCTCAAGACATACGCCACTAAAAAAGAAATTAAAGCCACTACTTTAAATCTTTTTTCTACTTATGGCCCTAAAGATAATGAATACAAATTATTTCCTCAACTAATTAAAGCAGCACTTAAAGAAGAAGAAATAAAATTGTCACAAGGTTTTCAAAAGCTTGATTTTGTTTATGTAAAAGATATTGCCAGTGCATACATGCAATGTATGAATAATATGGATTCATTACCCAATTATGATGCCATAAACATTGGAAATGGTTTTCCATATAGCATCCGGGAGATTGTTTCTGTAATAGAAGAAATTTTAGGTAAGCCCATTGGAAAAATATGGGGAAATCCAGCTGAAGAAGAGATTGATATAACATTTGCCAGTAAAGACAAATCTAGTAGCATCCTCAAATGGGCACCAAAATATTCCTTACATAATGGATTGAATGAAACTATAACTTATTATCGTGATGAATATGATTTATAAAAATGAAAATTTACTTAAAATCCCTGGAATTAAGGGCAAATATATAAAAGATGTGGAAATTAAAGCATTAAAAAGAATTCCAGATGAAAGGGGCAGCATATATCACATGTTAAGGAGTGATGATGAAATTTTTGAAGATTTTGGTGAAATCTACTTTTCTTCTGTATATCCTGAAGTGATTAAAGGCTGGCATATCCACAAAAAAATGATTTTAAACTATGCTGTAATACATGGAATGATAAAGTTAGTTCTTTATGATGACAGAGAAAATTCAAAAACACACGGTAATTTAATGGAAATTTTCATAGGAGAAGAGAATTATTTACTTGTTAAAATACCACCAAATATATGGAATGGATTTAAAGGAATAGGAGAAACCAAAGCAATAATTGCTAATTGCGCATCAATTCCCCATGATTCAGAAGAAATATCAAGAAAAGATCCATTTACAACAGATATACCTTATGAATGGAAGAAAAAACATGAATAAAACCTTGATTAGACTATAGCCTATAATTGATATGGATAATTTAAATTATATATTATATGATAAAAGAATTCATTTACAATGCCAAAAATAAGAGATATGGTTAAGATTAATCCAGTTTTTAATTTTTATGGTAAGGGAATTTAAATGTTCAAATTTAGATATAATTTACTTGCTATATTTCAAATTTCTCTACTGTTTTTAAATACAGTTATACTAATTAGAGTTTTTGGAGCTTCTTTTCAGACCGATGCTTATCTAATTGCCAGTTCCATAATAGAAGCACTTGGACTAATTCAGCTAATGTCAGTTGAACAATTTATGTATTTCTATCATGATTTAAAGGTAAAAAGTGTGGAAGAAGCTTATAAATTTTATAATTCATCTTTAGTTTTTTCTATTGTAGTTGGAATAGCCTTTTTTGCTATTTTATTTGTAGGAATTAACTATATCATAGATATATTTGCATATAACATAGATCCACAACGTTATATTGTTTTAAAAGATGTTTTAATCATTTTGATAGTGGGCATGATTTTTAATTCAGCTAATTTTGTAAACCAGAGATTATTAAATGCTGAAATGAAATTTTCAATTCCATATATATTAGAAGGGATCTTTCCTCTTTTTATTTTAATATCTTTAATCTATATTCTAATTTCAAATAATCCTAACATCGAATTTTTAGCTTATGCACGTGTTTTAGGTATTATTATAGCATTTATTTTAGGGTTAGTTATCATTAAAAAGTTAGGAATTCCATTTAAATTAAGATTAAGACATCCTATGCTTAAAAGCTTTGTAAAAAATAGTTTTTCCATGAGATTTGGGCATAATATTCATAATCTTTTCTTTAATCCAATAACTACTAACATATTATCTTCATTACCTGTTGGTTATGCTTCATTATTTTACTATGCCCAAATGATTGTTATTGCAGTTAATTCAATGGTTTTAGGTCCTTCAATCCGAGTTTTGTATTCTAAAGTCTCAAATTATTGGGCAGAAGATGAAATTAATTTGATCAAAAAATCGATAAAAGATTATTTAAGGATTTATATTCCTTTATTTGTAGTGGCTTTGATCTTAACCTTTTTTATTATCCCAACAGCTCTTAATTTAATTAGTTCAGGTACATTAAGTCCTGCAGATATTGAGTTAATTAAATACATATTTGCTGGATTAGCAGTATGGTATTTGATTATAATGATTGAATCTGCTTTTGTATCTGTTGGAGTGGCATCTAAAAACAGCGTGATATTTATAACTACCAATACAATTTTTATAATAATTTTCTTTAGCCTTTCATTTCTACTTAAAAATGATATTGGAGTTTTTGCAATTCCAATCGCGGCTATTATAGGTCAAATAATAAACTTTATATTTTATAGTACATATGGCCTGAAATTACTAAAAATTAAGATTAGGGGGAGAAACCATAAACCCAAAAATTAGCATTATAATACCCACATTCAATCGAGCTAATTATTTAATTAAAGCTGTAGAAAGTGCTTTAGCTCAAGATTATATTAATTTAGAAGTTATAGTGTCTGATAATGATTCTAAAGACGAAACTAGTGAAATAATGAAAAATTTCGTGGCCGATGAGAGATTTAAGTATTTTAAAAATGAAAAAAATATGGGAATGGTTGCTAACTGGAGAAAAGCAGTTTATGAACATGCCGAGGGAGATTTTTTCCTAATACTTTCTGATGATGATTATTTTATGGATAATAAGTATATTTCAAAGGCAGTAGAATTAATAGAAATTGATAATAACGTAGTTATAGTGTATGCTAACGGTTATTTGTTATATGAAAATTTAAACAAATATATGAAGCTTGAATTACCGTTTAGTGGTATTGAAGATGGTAAAACTATATTTTTAAGCAGGCAGAAAGTCAATCCTCAAGATTTTACATTGTGTAACATTTTATTTGATAGAAAATTAGCTATGGAGCTAAATGCATTTTCTAATAATTATAATATCTCCTGTGATTCTGAAATCTTTCTTAAAATGTGCTTATATGGAAAAATTGGAGTAATAAATGATTTTGTATCTGTTTATTTAATACATTCAAGTAATTTGATAGATAAACAAAAAACAGATTTCAATATGCTAATCAATAATTTAGACTACATTTTTGAGCCTTACAAATTAGCTCAATCGTTAAATGTTATTTCAAAAAATGATCTGAAAAAATGGGAAGATGAAGTAATTGTGCCCATAATTACAATAAAATTAGTTGAGATATTAATATTCCATAAAGAAAAATATGAAGATGCATTGGAAATATTAGATAAAAAAAATCATGATGCACTTCTAAAATCCCAAAAAACTTTAAAATTAAGGATGTACACCATTTTATCCAAAATTAATATGGCCAGATTTATTTATAACCTAATTACATTATTAACAAATCAAAAAAGCTAAATAAATTAAATAATCAAGATATTAGTGCATTAACATGTCGATTTTAGTAACGATTGGAATTGTGGCCAAAAATGAGGCGGAAAATATAGAAAAGACATTAGAAAGTGTTATAAATCAAAATTTTAGAAAATGTGACGCATTTTCTAACCTTTCGGAAATCAAAGATTTCCGATTCCCAAACGTAAAGCGTTTAAGGCCACTAAAATCAAAGATTTTAGAGGATTTTGATCATTCAAAGTTTGAAATAATCGTTGTGGACGGTAATTCAGATGATAAAACTCGTGAAGTAGCAGAAAATGTTTTAAACTCTTCAAATATAAAATATCAAGTTTTAAATGAAAAAGATTTTGGTTTTTATGGGTTATGCTTTGCAAGAAACATTGTAATTGATAATGCCAGCTCAAGCTCTAAATATATAGCTTTTACAGATGCAGATTGTATTGTGGAGGAAAATTGGCTGCAAGAATTATTATTAGAAATTGAAAATACTGGAGATAAGGTTGCAGGAGCTGGAGGGCCGAGATTAGTGGCCTTAACAAAAAACAAAAAAGAGGTTGTTATTAACCATTATTTAACTTCATTTATTGCATCTGCAGGTAATCCTGCATTCTCTAAAAGAGATGTTAAATTTTTAGACAGCATTCCTAACTATAATTCAATCTATAAAAAAGAGATAATCCAAAAATTTAGATATGACGACAGTTTAATCATATCTGACGATAATGAACTGAATTACCGGCTTAAAAAAGCAGGGTATAAATTTGTTTACGGCAAAAATGCTGAAGTTTACCACGGTGAAACTGATTCAATAATGGAATTTGGAAAAAATATGTTCAATTATGGAGTTAATATAACAAACACCATAAAAAAACATAGGATATTTAAAATAAAGCCATTTATTTCATTAATATTCTTAATTTACCTTATTTTTATTATACCATTATATTTAATCATTGGTTGGCTTATTTTAATTCCATTAATGCTTTATTTCATTCTTGCAATACTTACTTTTGCAGAAATTTTGTTTAAAACAAAAACTGTTTATTCTGTAATTGTTTTTTTATTAATGCCCATTCAACATGTGTGTTATGCATATGGAATAATTTATAATCTTTTATTTATTAGACCTGTGCATAAAAATAATAGTTAGAGTATAGAATAATTGAAGTAAAGTTAAGTTATATGTTTTTAAATGGTGAAGAAATGATATATTTTAGAGGTTGTGTTGCAAGGGAAAAGCTTAATAAAATATCTGAAGCTACAGAAGAGATATTGAATCATGCCAATATTGATTTTAAATTAATAGAAACTGAAACATGTTGTGGATCATTTTTACTTAGAACTGGCTTTGTAGATGATGCAAAAGAAGTAATGGAAAATACATTAAATGAGATTGAAGGAGAGAAAATAATTACTTCTTGTGCAGGCTGTTATAAAACATTTAAAGAAGATTATCCTGAAATTTTAGGTGTCAAGCTGGATGTTATGCACACTTCGCAGTTTTTCAGCGAATTAGTTGATAATGGAAAGCTTGAAGTTGAATATTTAGATAAAACTGTTACTTATCATGATCCATGCCATTTAGGGCGGCATCTTGAAGAATATGATGCTCCGAGAAATATTTTAAAAAAAATTGCTAATTTAGTTGAGATGAAAAGAAATAAAGAAAATTCAAGGTGTTGTGGTGCTGGTGCAGGAGTTAGATCTGCACATCCTGAAATAACAGAAAACATTGCAAAAATGCGCATAAATGATTTAGAAGAAATAGACGCCAAAATACTTGTAACATCATGTCCTTTCTGTATATTAAATCTTGAATCTGCCTCAAAAAATGTAAAAATCTTGGATTTATCCCAAATAATTCTAAATGGATTGAAATAAATAATATCAATCATTTAATTTGATAATTCCTTTTTGGAGTATAAAAATGGATGAAAATAAATTAAAGTCAATGCAAAAATCATTCAAAATACTTGAAGATCGTAAAAAAAAGCTTTTATTAGGTGATTCTACGCGAATAGAAGGGCTTAAAGAGTATGTGAAAGAAATACGTAAATATAGTATAAATAATCTTCAAGAACTCATTGAAACTGCCATTAAAAACTTTGAAGAAAATGGGATAGAAGTTATATATGCTGAAAACTCTAATGAAGCTTTAAATGAGATTTATAATATAGTTAAAGATGAAAAAATTATAGCAAAGTCTAAATCAAACACTATAAATGAAATTATGCTTTCAGAGTTTTTAGAAAATAAGGGAATTGAACTTGTAGAAACAGACCTTGGAGATAGAATAGTACAGCTTGATCCAGAAAGTAAAGGACCTTCTCATCCTATAGGCCCTGCAGCACACCTGAATATGGAAAAAATTGCCCAAATAGCTTCAAAAAAATTTGGAGTAAATGTTAAACCAGAAGCAAGACCTATACTGGATATAATTAAAAATAATGTTTTAAAAAAAGTTTCTAAATGCAATATAGGATTAACTGGAGCTAATACTGTGGCTGCTGAAGATGGATCAGTGATTGTGGTGCATAATGAAGGAAATATCAGTTTAGTTTCCATGAAAGATATCCATATCGTTGTTGTAGGTGTTGATAAGTTAGTAAGGACTATTGAAGAAGGTATAAGTCTGGTGAAACTTGAAACAATATTTGCAACTGGAAAAACAATTCCCGCATATATAAATGTTATATCTTCACCATCAAAAACTGCAGATATTGAACAGATTCTCTTAAAAGATATGTATGGTGCAAAAAGAGTTATTGTGATACTTTTAGATAATGGCAGAACTAAAGCACTTAAAGAATATGATGAATGTCTTTTATGCATCGGATGCGGCAGTTGTATTGTCGCATGCCCTGTTTATAATGTTACAGGCTATGAATTTGGATACAAAGGATATTTAGGCGGTAGAGGTGTATCATTCAGCTATTTTATAAAAGATAATGAAACATGCTTTGATTCAGGACTTTTTAAATGCACTGAATGTGGTTTATGCACCATTGAATGTCCCTTAAATATTAAAACAAATAAAATGATTGAAAAACTAAGAGAAAACTCTGTAAAATCTGATATTTATCCAGAAAAACATGGTGAAACTGCAAAAAAAATTAAAAAAAATGGATCACCTTTTTAAGCTTGCAAATAACTTTAGGGATTTTTTAAAAAAATAGTTGAGTTGAAGGAAAGAGTTTAAATAATTTAGAGTATAATTTTTTACAAAATAAGAATTTAAATATTAATTTATAAATATTAATTTAATTATCAAGATGATAAATGGAGGTATATGCTTTGCTTCTCTTAATAAGTCCAATAAACACTGAAGAAGCACACGAAGCCATTGAAGGCGGTGCAGATATAATTGACGTTAAAAATCCAAAAGAGGGATCACTCGGTGCTAATTTTCCATGGGTCATTAAAAGTGTGCGAGAAATGACTCCCAAAGACATGCTTGTAAGCGCAACATTAGGTGATGTTCCCTATAAACCCGGTACAGTGTCACTTGCTGCCCTTGGTGCGTCAGTTTCAGGCGCTGATTACATTAAAGTAGGGTTATACGGCACAAAGAATTATGATGAAGCCCTTGAAGTAATGGAAAACGTTGTAAAAACTGTTAATGATTATAATGATGATGCTATTGTAGTTGCATCAGGATATGCTGATGCTCATCGAATTGGAGCAGTAAATCCAATGGAAATACCAGAAATTGCTGCAGAAGCCGGTGCAGACTTAGCTATGGTAGATACTGCAGTTAAAGATGGTAAAACACTCTTTGATTTCATGGATGAAGAAATGATAGCCAAATTCAATGATGAAATCCATGATTATGGACTTAAATCCGCACTTGCAGGATCAGTAAAAAAAGACCAGCTTTTAACATTACATCAGTTAGGATGTGATGTTGTAGGGATAAGGGGAGCAGCATGTATTGATGGAGACAGAAACTCCGGTAAAATTCATAGAAGTGCTGTTAATGAATTGAAGAAAATGATAGAAAACTTTTAATTCCCTAAAATACAAAAAATTAAGAAATTCAAAATTATTTTTTGATCAATTAAATATTTGATCAAACACTCAAAACTAATGTCATAAAACAAAAAATAAGTTTTAATAGCATTCAAATTATGATTTTAAAGCCGTAACATATGTTTAATGGCTTCTTAAATTTATGGAGGTATTTTAATGTACTCAAAAAAGTTAAAAAATGCTCCAGATGGTTATACTTTCGATGATTTTTTAATAGTGCCTTCTGCATCATCTGTTGAGCCCAAAGATGTTAATATTAAAACAAAGATTTCCAGAAATTATTCTATTAACGTTCCTATAATAAGTTCTGCCATGGACACTGTCACCGAATCATATATGGCAATTGCTCTTGCTCAAGAAGGAGGATTAGGAGTTATACACAGAAATATGACCATAAATGAGCAGGTAAATGAAGTAAAGAAAGTAAAACAATCTGGTGACCTCACAGTTAGAGATGTAATAACTATCAGTCCTGATGAATCCATTTGTGAAGCTAATCAAATTATGGACATGGAAGATGTAAGCGGACTTCCTGTTGTTGAAGATGAAGTAGTTATAGGGATAATAAGTAGAAGAGATATAAAACCTATCATTAACTCTGATTCAGAAAAGAAAGTAAAAGAAATAATGACTGAAAATGTCTTAACAATCCCAGAATCCACAACTCCAGAGGATGCATTAGATATAGCTTATGAAAATAAAGTAGAAAGACTTCCAGTAGTTAGAAACAATAAATTAATGGGAATTGTAACTGTACGTGACATATTAGAACGTAAAAAATTCCCGAATGCATCAAGAGATAAAAAAGGGAAATTTATTGTGGCTGCAGCAGCAGGACCATTTGATTTAGAACGTGCCATTGCACTGGATGATGCAGGAGCAGACATAATCGCTATAGATGTTGCACATGCTCATAACTTGAATGTTGTTGATGCTGCAAAGACTATTAAAGATAATATTGAGGCTGATTTAGTTGTTGGTAATATTGCAACTGCTAAAGCTGCAGAAGACCTGATTGCAAAAGAAGTGGACGGACTTAAGGTAGGTATTGGCCCAGGATCCATCTGTACAACAAGAATAATTGCAGGAGTCGGTGTTCCTCAGCTTACTGCAATATCTGATGTTGCAGATGTAGCAAAAGAACATGAAATCCCAGTTATAGGTGATGGAGGTTTAAGATTCTCTGGTGATATTGCAAAAGCCATAGCAGTTGGTGCTGATGCTGTAATGGTAGGAAGCTTACTTGCAGGAACATATGAATCTCCTGGCGATGTTGTAATTATGAATGGAAGAAAATTCAAACAATACCGCGGAATGGGGTCATTAGGTGCCATGACTGGAGGAGTAGGTGCAGGAACAGACCGTTACTTCCAGGAAGTTAAAGGACCAATGAAACATGCAAAATTAGTTCCAGAAGGTGTAGAGGGAGTTGTACCATACAAAGGACCTGTAAATGAAGTTTTATTCCAGTTAATTGGTGGCCTTAAATCTTCAATGGGTTACTGCGGCGCAGAGGATATTCAAAGCATGAAAGAAAATGCAAAGCTTGTAAAAATCACTTCAAGCGGAATGACAGAAAGCCATCCTCACGACATGACAATAACCAATGAAAGCCCTAATTATCCTACAACACGTTTGATGTAGGGTAATTCTGCTTTATTTTAAATATCTAAAACTAATTTTTTTTATTTTTAAAGGAATTCCAATGAAATCAATAATAATCCTTTGCGGTGGAAAAAGCCAGAGAATGGGTAAAGATAAAGGATCCTTATTATTAAATAAGAAGCCAATGGTTCTCCATGTATTAAATGCCATAAAAGATATTGCTGATGAGATTATACTGGTTTTAAGAGAAAACACACAAGTTGAAAAATATAAAAACTTACTAAAAAATGAGAATATCCAATTAAAAATTGTTACAGATAAAATTGAATCTCAAGGACCACTTGTTGGAATTTTAACTGGTCTTTTAAACATTAAATCCGAGTATGCTCAGATTTTACCTTGTGATTCGCCGTTTATTTCTAAAAATTTTGTTTTAAAGATGTTTGAAATTATAGAATCTAATGATTTCGATGCTGTGGTCCCAATATGGAATGATGAGCATATTGAACCGCTACATTCAATATATAAGAAAAATGTCATTGAGATTATTGAAGATAGTTTAAAAAATGAACGAAGAGACGTTAATTCTTTAATTAACAGTTTGAAAATCAAATTTGTTGATGTTAATGAGCTTGACCAAACTACTCAAAGCTTCCAGAATATAAACACTATAAATGAGTTTGAAAATATTTGAAAGAATTTATTTTATCTTTTTTGGAAAATTTTAAATTATATTTATCCTGTTTTTTTGTTTAGTTGTATTTATTCATCTCATCTACTTTTAAAAATGTAATAAATGGATTTTATAATAAATTACACTCAAATACTGGCTGTTTTTGCTTATGTGAATATAGTAAACAAAGGTAACCCTCAAAATTCTCAAAAATCATAGCTACAAAAAACTTCGTTTTTTGTGTATCAAAATCAAAGATTTTGAATGATTTTTGGAAGTTAGAAATTGAAAATCTTCGATTTTCAAATTCGCAACGAAAGTTGCGAAAAATGCGTAGCATTTTCTAAAATTCTACGAATTTTGGGGCATCGAAAATCGATGTTTTTCGAATGGTATATATATTATTTAATCTAATATATTATTGACTCAAAATATGAGGCCGATAAAATGAAAACAAAAAGAAGATATAAACATAGGACTATTTTAGATAGGAAAGGTTTGATTGAAAGAATGCTTGAAGACACTTCAAAAACCATTGATTCTATAAAATACGACCTTGAAAAGTCGATTGTGGATTATACCTTTGTTCCCGGCAAAGATATAATTGAAACAGATGAAGATGTCATAGTACATATAGACCTTCCAGGTATCAAAAAGAAGGATATTGAACTTAGAATAACCGAAACTAAAATTCGAGTTAAAGCAAAGTTCGATATAGAGCTGGAAATCGAGCAGGGAAGTTATATAACACTTCATGATCGAAAATCAGGTGTAATGAGGAGAACTGTAAGGTTCCCTAAAAAAATCATACCTAACGAAGCCGAAGCTAAATTCCAAGATGGTGTTCTAATCATAGAAGCTCCGAAACTGGAAAAAGAAGAAAGCTTTAACCTGGAAATCAAATAATTATTTAACTTAATTTATCTTTTTTTATTTTAAATTACTTTTTTTAAATCCAAAATTAGAATTAACTTTATTAAACTTAAGATATTATATTTCCATTAATGACTATGAAAATTGCAGTTATAATAGGAACAAGGCCAGAAATTATCAAAATGGCCCCAGTAATTGATGAGATGGAACAAAGAAATGTTGAATATGTCCTGA
This portion of the Methanobacterium sp. genome encodes:
- a CDS encoding (5-formylfuran-3-yl)methyl phosphate synthase; this encodes MLLLISPINTEEAHEAIEGGADIIDVKNPKEGSLGANFPWVIKSVREMTPKDMLVSATLGDVPYKPGTVSLAALGASVSGADYIKVGLYGTKNYDEALEVMENVVKTVNDYNDDAIVVASGYADAHRIGAVNPMEIPEIAAEAGADLAMVDTAVKDGKTLFDFMDEEMIAKFNDEIHDYGLKSALAGSVKKDQLLTLHQLGCDVVGIRGAACIDGDRNSGKIHRSAVNELKKMIENF
- the guaB gene encoding IMP dehydrogenase, with protein sequence MYSKKLKNAPDGYTFDDFLIVPSASSVEPKDVNIKTKISRNYSINVPIISSAMDTVTESYMAIALAQEGGLGVIHRNMTINEQVNEVKKVKQSGDLTVRDVITISPDESICEANQIMDMEDVSGLPVVEDEVVIGIISRRDIKPIINSDSEKKVKEIMTENVLTIPESTTPEDALDIAYENKVERLPVVRNNKLMGIVTVRDILERKKFPNASRDKKGKFIVAAAAGPFDLERAIALDDAGADIIAIDVAHAHNLNVVDAAKTIKDNIEADLVVGNIATAKAAEDLIAKEVDGLKVGIGPGSICTTRIIAGVGVPQLTAISDVADVAKEHEIPVIGDGGLRFSGDIAKAIAVGADAVMVGSLLAGTYESPGDVVIMNGRKFKQYRGMGSLGAMTGGVGAGTDRYFQEVKGPMKHAKLVPEGVEGVVPYKGPVNEVLFQLIGGLKSSMGYCGAEDIQSMKENAKLVKITSSGMTESHPHDMTITNESPNYPTTRLM
- a CDS encoding molybdenum cofactor guanylyltransferase, which produces MKSIIILCGGKSQRMGKDKGSLLLNKKPMVLHVLNAIKDIADEIILVLRENTQVEKYKNLLKNENIQLKIVTDKIESQGPLVGILTGLLNIKSEYAQILPCDSPFISKNFVLKMFEIIESNDFDAVVPIWNDEHIEPLHSIYKKNVIEIIEDSLKNERRDVNSLINSLKIKFVDVNELDQTTQSFQNINTINEFENI
- a CDS encoding Hsp20/alpha crystallin family protein; translated protein: MKTKRRYKHRTILDRKGLIERMLEDTSKTIDSIKYDLEKSIVDYTFVPGKDIIETDEDVIVHIDLPGIKKKDIELRITETKIRVKAKFDIELEIEQGSYITLHDRKSGVMRRTVRFPKKIIPNEAEAKFQDGVLIIEAPKLEKEESFNLEIK